The DNA window CGATGATACAGGCGGCCATCCTGCTTGTCCTATCCTTCATAGTGGGAGTTACAATGTCCCCCATCTGCTTCGCTGTTAGCATGGTTATAGCATTGATAATATCCATGGGCCTTGGTGGTCTCGGACTCATGATAGCGGCCTTCACAGACAGCATGGAGGGGTTCAACCTCATAATGAGCTTCATAGTGCTACCAATATTCCTTCTTAGCGGGGCCCTCTTCCCAATAACAGGACTCCCAGCCTGGCTTCAGGGCGCAGTTTATATAAACCCCCTCACCTATGCAGTAGACGCCCTCAGGTTCACAATACTGAGAGATTCGGTGCTCCCACTTGAGGTTAACGTTGCAGTGATATCGGTTTTTGCAGTTATAGCCGTCCTTGCAGCGGCCTTCCTCTTCAACAGGAAGGAGCAGAGTTTAATGTGATTACCTAAACAACCCAAATTCCCTGTTTGATGTGTTAAGCGGAAAAACATGGATATGGCTGCCACTCTGCGAGGAGGGAACGGTAACTGGGCTCACCATTCCAGGGTATACCAGGAGCCCCTCAAGATCCCATCCTCTGAACAGGGGGGATTTCCTGAGATCCTCCACATAACTGAGAACCTTATAGACTGATTCAAGACGCGGAAGTCCGGTATCTGTAACTGAAAATTTAACATCCCCCACCAGAGCCCTCTTATGACCTTCAGATTCATAAAGAACGGTTATATCAGGTTTTATAACACTTCCACCTCCTCCAAAGGCCTGCAGGAGGTCACCATAGTATGTTGAGTGTTCAATTGCATTTAGCTTCACTTCCCATATTATCATGGCACTTTCATTGCCCCTTTCCATCCTGATGGACATTTTAGAGGATGGAATACGCGGAAGACTTTTTTCAACGGATTTAATATGAAATCCCATCTGGCGGAATTTATCCCATATTCTTGAGATTGCCCAGGTTTCATATACACTGTAAAATTCCTGAAGGGGCATCTCCACCCCATCCCCCTGCAGAGGGTGGATGAGGTTGAGGTAAATAACAGTGTCCCTTATAATCCGGAAGATACTGTAAATTTCATTGTAAAGCCTGTTTCCCTGTGATATTAGTCGCTCGATCACCCGTGATTCCTCAAGAATATCGATGGTGAAAAAGGCCCAGAGATGGTACCTGTCCATGATTCCAGCCGCTGATCTAAAGAGAGTCTGGCATAATTCAGACCTTTCACCATCAACCATTCCACCCACAAGTTCAGCTGCACACATAAGGTAATATGCTGTCTGGGATATCATCCTGTTGAGTATGGTTTCATGGTCATGCCAGCTTTTAATATAGATCCTGTAGGGTGATAGATTCATTGATGAGCCAGTGTAGAGGCGTGAACCATGGTAATCTCTCCTGGAATGCATTTCCCTGTGGATGGGACCTGTCTGGAATAGTTTTTCAAGAGCAATCCTAAACCTGGAGACAGACTGTTCAAGAAGGTTTATAATGAAAGAGGGGCTGGGTGGAAAATCTTTCTGTAGCTGGTGTGAGAACGTTTCGGTTAACCTGAAGTTTTCATTTAATAGGGGGATGATGTGGCCGATGAGGAGGTTTATATCCTCAACTACGGTCTCTTTTATGTATTTGTAGACTTTCTGTGGATTTCCTTCCCCACCTGAGATCTTCCATGGCACGACCCGTATTTTATCCGTGACTTCATCACACCTTTTCACAACCAGATCCCCGAATTTATCAGTAAATTCAAGTGAAATGGACTTAGGGGACCCCAGATACAATCTTGCAGCCCTTCTTACCAGCAGATCCCTCAAACTCGTGCCGTTCACGAAAATATTATTAAGATCATAATCTGTGCTGAAAGAGAAGATGCCTTCACCTGAAAGTTCCCTATCCCAGTGGTAACTCCATTGTTCAGGCATTGGGATCACTGAAGCTGAATGTTCATGGCCCTGAGTTTTTCAATGGAAGCTGAAAGCCCATGGGTCTCGAGCACATCCATGACGTCAGGGTATCTCATATCATTTTCAAAGAAGGGGATAATTTTTGCTGCAACGGCCATATCAATGGCATTCTCAGAACGGTAGTATCTGCTGTACTCTATGGTTTCCTTCAGAATTCCGATACCCAGAGGTTTTATATTTTGATTTTACTGAAGATTTCAAGTATCTCCATAAGAACATGTTTATCATATTCACAGAGGCTCATGAATCTCTCCGGCGAACCTGATATACTCTCGATTATGCGGGGAGTCGTTGTTATGTCAATGAATGTGAACCTTCTCTTCAGGGCATCTCCAAGTTTAAAGAGGAAAATCTTATCATAGACGTTCAGTGTTCCCACCACCCTGAATCGGGAAAGGGCCTTCCTCAGGTATTCTATGGGGGGAGATTCGCCTATTTCATTTAGGAGGATGTCCCTGATTTTGGGGGCATCCTGGACCCTGTGAATTCTCTCAAGGTAGGTGAAGAATATGCCCAGGGCAGTGTCTATCTGTGTCCTGTTAAGTTCATCAAGTATTAGCACACCCCCTGAGAGGAGAGCATCCAGAAGGAACCTTTTTTCCTTAAAATAGACCAATTCACCATTTTCACCGGTCTGCGGCACAATACGGCAGACAAGGTCATAGTAATCGGTGCCTGAATGTACAGTGTACAGAACATAGGAGCTGTTCCCGAGGTATTCCGTGCTCAGAATCTTCGCAAGGACGGTTTTTCCCGACCCTGGGGGTCCACTGAAGATAACATTACGGCCCGCTTCAAGTTCAGCAAGGGCGATCCTCAACTCCTCACCGTAGAGCTCTTTCATGAAACTGAGAAAACTGTTCTCTATCATTTTATCATAGATTTCAAGGGCTAAGCTGAGGTCCATTTCGAGTTTATCCCCGGCTGGCAGGTTATCTGCATTATATTCGGTTGCACAGATAATAGCATCTTCGTATAATCTGGCAGCGGAAGAGGAGCCCAGTTTCACATCGGGAGCTTCACTTATACCATTTCCCTTTCTTAACTCCTCAGATCTGCATCTGAGGTACCTGGGGTAATCCCTCTCTTTTCTATCTCTTCTAACGCCCTGTGTTACTGTAAGATAAATAGCGTCTTGTGTGAAAATGTAGGAGACAAATAATCCATCATTAAGCCCAGACGAGGCACTGTGATTCATTATGCCCACCATGTCGCAGGGAAAGCCATCGTCCACGGAGGCTGTTGATATCAGGTACTCATAATGCGTAAGTTCCCTGAGAACTGCGGGCAGTTCCTCATGAAGAAGGCGTTCTGTCC is part of the Methanothermobacter sp. K4 genome and encodes:
- a CDS encoding ABC transporter permease, with the translated sequence MAELEGIYTIWLREMKRFFRYRSRIVTSVVTPLLWLIIFGTGLGAAVRFGGVAGGYRAFIYPDIIGQTILFTSIFSGVSVIIDRQYGFLKEILVAPISRPSIVIGKALGISTASMIQAAILLVLSFIVGVTMSPICFAVSMVIALIISMGLGGLGLMIAAFTDSMEGFNLIMSFIVLPIFLLSGALFPITGLPAWLQGAVYINPLTYAVDALRFTILRDSVLPLEVNVAVISVFAVIAVLAAAFLFNRKEQSLM
- a CDS encoding MrcB family domain-containing protein; the encoded protein is MTSFNDHPEEPGYWVFTSRIENYSEVKENDEVVWSSDESVRKGDLIFFYMAAPRSGIEFIMRATTDPYEDPGIRERWGNPAVKLKKIVEIPNPVKISEMKKKAVLSEWVGVKINMRRSHFKLSKKQFEAIKDLITGKNPQLKGDIKRLGGDRNIWKVSPGTSDLREKLWPVLKRNGYIGIGNFGCEEFQEKSYARYKTFESLRKKFKECLGRPTVGTVTRMAYNFVHVMKPGDIIVASNGASGVLGIGIVRGDYIPPYESPRSGLHEYGILNHLRKVEWVITDPIDLPEPLFDIRTVSSIDKPKWKSLKEAYIGRSEEYRPIFDYLEKRRRNLRGILGELIQLYRVESDTDERTERLLHEELPAVLRELTHYEYLISTASVDDGFPCDMVGIMNHSASSGLNDGLFVSYIFTQDAIYLTVTQGVRRDRKERDYPRYLRCRSEELRKGNGISEAPDVKLGSSSAARLYEDAIICATEYNADNLPAGDKLEMDLSLALEIYDKMIENSFLSFMKELYGEELRIALAELEAGRNVIFSGPPGSGKTVLAKILSTEYLGNSSYVLYTVHSGTDYYDLVCRIVPQTGENGELVYFKEKRFLLDALLSGGVLILDELNRTQIDTALGIFFTYLERIHRVQDAPKIRDILLNEIGESPPIEYLRKALSRFRVVGTLNVYDKIFLFKLGDALKRRFTFIDITTTPRIIESISGSPERFMSLCEYDKHVLMEILEIFSKIKI